CCTTCGCAAGCGACCCATCCAAAATGGCGCGAATATTCCCAAGCTCAAGCAGTTAAATTCGCAGCCAAGAACGGCACTGTGATTGTCTGCGCAGTGAGCTATCCGTACTTGCCTTTCCTCAACAACTAACAACTGGTTGATTAGCGTCTCGAGACAGAAGCATCAGGAGGATTACGCTACTCTGTATAAAGTTAACGAGAAGTGGCCTGGTCACGCCGTCCTCATCCCTCCCGCGCTCGATTCTCAGACCGCTCACAAGTTCGGTTCTCAGGTATAATCTCTGCACAAAAGTTACATCCTCTATATCAAATTTCATAATCACTTGCCGAAAAAGCTTAGAACTTTGTATGTTTATGTATTTGTCTTAGCTGAAAATGGCTTAGTTGTCATCATACAGATTCACTTAGTTGTTGTTTATGTTACTTGAATAGCTTCATTGGTTACTCGGATCATAAGTTTGTGTAATCCATGAAGTTTCGGTTTTGAGCTTTGTTTAGTGAATCCATGGCTGCTCTTATGAGATGGTGAACTTGTGGTTTTACTTGCACTCGTTTTCTTTCTGAGTTTGAATGATTATGTAAGTTAGCTAAAAAATTTGTATAAAGTTTCAGTTTTTATGTTTGTGTGTTTCGCTACTTATTACCAATCTGGTTCTATTGGATCTTGGACGACTCTTTTGATTAGCTAATGATACTTTAGTGGTCGCTCAGCCTCAGATCATATGTTCGTTTAGTCCCTTGAGGTTTTGGGGTCTGAGTTGTGTTTGGTGCTACCATGGCTGATCTTATGAGTAACAAGAGATGATGTAGTACCATTTTCCTTTCTGATTTTGCGTCTTGAATGGTTATGTATCCCCTGTTTTCTGTTTTGATATTGTATGAATGCATCTTTTAAGACCAACTAATAACATTAATTTTTGAAAAATCATAGAATCATCAAAGACCATATTTTTAATATTACTTGATTTTCTTTGTAATTAATTAACTATCAAACCGATAACATGATATTTTAGTAAGAATGTTCGAATCTATAAACCAATAACAATAAAATTTGAAATTTTTGATAATCATTACTAATTCAACTCCCACTAACACCCTCTAATGTTTTAATAATACAAAATGTTTAACATTTTTATAATAAAATGTGTACTAAGTTTTTTTCATCCACTTGTAACTAGTTAGAAAGTGTACTAATAGTTTCTCAAAAGAATTTGAACCTTGATGTGAGAGAGACAATTATGCCAATGTTTCTTACCTTTTATTATTTTTTGTTTGAAAAAATCACTGAAAAATCATATGGCCTAAGAGACTATGTCATACATTTCTTGTTTATTGTCAACTGATTGAAAATCAATTATATAATTAAATATTAATATATTTATTTATAAGAAAATGATGGAGTCTCTTACCTTCAAATCTTTAATGATCCCCTATGAATCAATGAATCTTTTAAAACCAGGGAATCATTAATCATAGTAGGAAAATTTGATGTGACGTAAAATAAAATTAATCTCTAAAAAGTGATCGAGTCATGAATCAAAATGCAAAAATTGTAAAATAATACTCTTGTAAGTTTTAAAGGATAAAATGTTAAAAAAAGCTCGTGAGAAGAAAAGTATAATTAAAGCTCTTCAACAAGTGAAAAATGCAAACCTTTAGGCTTTCGTACATCTTTAAACAAATTGCTACTCACATTTGCCCCTTTCTACATATACAGTTTTGAATCTTCTTATATTCTTCTTTTACTTTTTCCAAATTCCCTTTATGGATTTTCAAAAATCATGTATCAAATTTTTTTTACAGTATTGTTTTCATAAATCATTTCTAACTCATCTCTATATTTGCTATATAATATTATTTATGTACAAAACTGTTCTAGTCCACTTCTAATTTTTTTACTTTAAAATAGAGATTGTATTTTTTTTTCTATTTATAAAGGTATAGAAATATCATATTATCTATTTTTGCTCTATATTTAAAGATTACTATTTTAGAGGAAAAAATTGTATATACATTGAAAACTATCATGTGCATTTTACCACTTCCAAAGTTGGTTTAAAGTTTATAAAAATGGTTCAATTAATTAATGATTGGAATATGTCATTCTCTTTGCATATATTTCGGAACATAAAAATAAGACTACAATATCATCTTTTAAAGTTTTACAAATTAGGATGTTTAAATATAGTCATCCCACAGAGCATACAATATATTCATTAGTAATATAAAAACAAAAAAACAAAATCAAAAGCAACCAATATAATTATATTCTAAAAATAAAGTGCAAGAGACTCCAACTATATGACAACTCTTTTTTCTGGTTTTGTAAAGGAACACGATTTAGAAGTCAACTCTATGTTGTCTTGTCTAGTTGCTGCTTTGTTTTTTTATGAAACTCTTCTTCCAGGACTCCAACGTTAAAAGGCGTTTTAGTTCGGAAGAGAGACCAACACATTTCCTTCTATCTAGAAAAGGTTTGAGTAACCGAATGAACCCGTTTGGTCGTATTCATAATTTGGCCAATAACCAGTTTGCATTGATTGGTCAATGTCCTGATCAACGTTCAAATAAGAAGAACTCTCGCGAAGTCCCACGTGATGGTTGGCTGCATTGACTGGAAAATGAAATTTGGGAAAGTACTCAGAAGCAACCTCCTGAATTTGAGGATAATCCTATATTTAAATATCACAAAACCATATCATCAGACCACTATTTTTATATACAAAGCTGTTTTGGTGTAGATATTAGCAGGTACCTTGGAGGAATCAAGGATGAAATCAGGAGATATCCACATGCTAGAAGATTTGTTTGTAGTAGAAGAAGAAGGGTTGAATGATTGAAACTGCATCGTTCCATCTCGACAGGGAGAAGTCGCAAGGCTAGAGCAACCGGAGCCAACTGCTTGTTCTTCTTTATTTTTCAAGGTTTTAGTCTTAAGTTGGTTCTTCTTAACTACACGACATAATGCGAAAGCTCCCTGAAATTTAAACATATTTGGTTCTTAGGGTTTCTTTTCCATTAATCAAAGAGATGTATACGTTATATAATTGGATATAACAAACAATAATTTTCCTACCTTGAATTTTGGTGATTTTTGAGAAAGATCGTCATGATTTAGACGATATTCATGCATGAACCAGTTAGTTCTCTCGCCCAATGGGGCACGACCTTCGTAGAAAACTAGTGTTTTCCGGTATCCGGTTATAACACCCGACGATCTACAAGTGATTTTCCGGTCTTTACCGGTCGGTTTCCAGTATCCGGCTTTTGTAGCCCTATTGGTTCGGAAACCGTTTGGATACTTTTTGTCCCTAGGACAGAAAAAGAACCATTCCATATCTCTGTTTGGAAGGAAAGACTTATCTAAAAAACACAAAGACAAATTTCAAAAAAGGTTAGGAATCATAAATTCATAATAATTAAATATAATTTACGAATAATATCTTATTTAATCATGATTTTGTTTTTAAATTACCTGGTAACTCCCAAGGATCGAATTTGTATAAATCGATAACAGGAATGACTTCAAGCTCGATCTCAAGACCTTCTATCTTTCTACTTAAATAATAGCCTATGAGCTCCTGATCTGTTGGATGGAATCTAAATCCTGGAGGTAAAGATGAACTTCCCATTTGCATAATTCACACTTGTTGCTTGCAATACAAGATAGTTGTAGCGATCAAAAACTACTAAATATTTGGAATATCCAGAAATATAAACTTTTTGACACTGGATTGTTCTTAAGAAAAGGTTAGGTTGCAAACTCATGTTGATTGCATTCTTTTTGTAATAAGATCATCGTCGGAAAGAAACCTCATAATTACAAAAAGATCAAACCGAAATTAACGAAATTTCCCTTCTTAATATCTAACTAGAGAGAAACAATAAACACAAAAATCAGGTTAAAATTGGAAAAAATAGCGAAGAGTGTACACTGGAGTTTGAATATGTAGAAGAGGTAATTTGCTAAGGGTCAAAGACGCTGAATAAAGAAAAGGGTGATCTGACTTTAAGTAATTAGCTTAGAAGAAGGATTAAGGAAGGGAAAGTTGGTAGAGTGTTGAATGGTTGTGGAGCAATGAATATATATAGCACAATGTTTTGAACCATTGGGCAAATTAAGTAAAATAGGGATTGTATATTGTAGTGTAAAATCAGAAGAAAACTAACAAGACACACCCGGGAGCTTCTAGGACAGGTGGTCTGCGTACCACGTCAATCTCCCAGGCATCTCGGGTTCGATCCGCGCCTCCTGCGGTGAGGTTGATGGGCCAACTGGGCCGGCCCGTTCTGACCCAGTAATAAAGTTGAAAAAAAAAAAAGACAAGACACACACCGAAAGCACATAAAAGACACTGCTTGTCTTAAGAGTTCCCAAATTTTCAATAGAAGTTGGACCCACCTGGTCTAAAAAGCTATAACACTAGTTTGTACACCACAGTTCAGCTATAAACACTAGTTCACACACCACAGTTCAGCTGTAAACCCATTCCCTATTATACAACCTATCGTTAATGAAAGCTTATCCATGAAGTTTACAACTACACAATACAAGGTTTCAGTTTTACTAAACAATATATTTGTTCTTATGTCCATATTATATGGAAGCAGTAACAATTTTAAGTTAATGGAGAATGATTAATTTTGTCTCATTATTTTATAAAATTTTATCATCAACGATAACCCATATATTAGCATCTTTCTCTTTTAAAACGTGATTAATTTATTAATAATTCATTTAAACTATTTTCAATTATTGATCCAAGTTAGATATCTGGTTGTATGTTTTATTAATCAACAAATCTTTTTTCTTTTACTGCGTTGCGATTCCTTAACATAAATTTTGTTCATTCCAAATATTATATATGTATTATATATACATATATGTATATATGTATATAGTAGGGTGTGACTGGTGACCAAATGAACGAGAAGAAACATTCAATTGGTTCCCATAAAATACATCATTCATAAGAAATTAATTTTCCTTTCTATTTCTTATCATTTTTTTTTTTTTTGTAGAAAATAACAAAACAAAATTATTCTTCATTATTTTTTAGGAGGAACAATCATCTCCACTTATTTTTTTATTTTATTCATTTTTTTTATTTGTTCCTAGTGTTTTTAAATGGTTAAATGTCTCATCATACTTATCTATTTTTTGTTTTCCTTCAGTACTTAATATGAAAATGGTCCGTCTATAAATTTACTAACGTTCGAGTTTTTCAACCTACTCAATAGAAAGTCAACTAGAATAGTTTTAGCCTGAGTCCAAATATCACATAACTTTTAGGTCATAAAAATCGGTTCTGATTTATTGTAGCCAAAACTATTTCTTCTATGGCAGCATGAGTAAGACAAAATCGCTTTCAACTTTTAAGACAGGGACAACGAAACTTTGACGAAATCCATTTAGTTATTGCTTTTTCCAAATGTTATTCATTGCTTGTTTGATTTTTCAGCAAATAATACGAAGTTTTCAGAGATATCATGAATGATAATACAGTCAAACCATTATCACAAATTCATTAGGAGAATCGCATTAAGACGTTATAGCAAATTGATCTCAAATTCTACATATTTGAAATGGTTTCTCCTGAGACAAGGTTTGATACAACTTATAACTCCCTCCGTTTTTTCATATAAGTCGTTTTAGAGGAATTTTTATGTTCCAAATTATATGACGTTTTCGATTTTCTATGTAAAATTTATTAACATTTAATGTTATCTGACCAATGATAATATAGCTTCTATTTTATTATTGGTTGATTTGTGATTAGGTAAATAATTAATGATGTTTTTGTTTAGAAAATATAAAAAATTAATGATTTTTTAATCTAGGTGCACAATTTTAAAAGACTAATATTAAAAAAACGGAGGAGCATGAGAAATTTTTGGGATTTGTGTTTGACTTGAAGAAATTCAATCTACAAATAATAATAGTTTGATGGGTTTTTGTGCCAACCTAAAAGCTTATCTGAAGGATGGTGTTCGTTTTGGTATTGAAGGCAATGATATGTTTATGGAGTTCTTTTTTCTTGCTGAAAATGTTTATGGAGTTAAAGCTTGTAAATATGTTTTACCAAAAGAGATAAAGAAGCTGGTCGAGACACGGGATTTTTTGAAAACATGGAAACAAGGATCAATAGACATAAATATATCCATTGATAATTGCTAAAACTGGAAAACAGAGAAATAAAACTGGCTCTAACAGCAAAATTGTTGACAAGGAGATTTAACCAACCTCAAGATCTATTCCGACAATCAAATTCTTGTAAGAGTCATCTACAGCAAACTTGTCGACAAGGAGATCTACGGTATGGCTAAAGAGTCCAAGACATTGAGAGTCTCTCTCTCTTTTTGTTGAGTTTTCAATTTCGTTTATGCCAAGAACTGAAAATTGGAAGATAAATACCTTTAGTAAAACCCATTCTCAGATCCCCGTTAGTTGTACTGAACCCGTTTATGGGCTGGATTTTTCTCTTAGA
This sequence is a window from Brassica oleracea var. oleracea cultivar TO1000 chromosome C1, BOL, whole genome shotgun sequence. Protein-coding genes within it:
- the LOC106342230 gene encoding NAC domain-containing protein 86-like, which encodes MQMGSSSLPPGFRFHPTDQELIGYYLSRKIEGLEIELEVIPVIDLYKFDPWELPDKSFLPNRDMEWFFFCPRDKKYPNGFRTNRATKAGYWKPTGKDRKITCRSSGVITGYRKTLVFYEGRAPLGERTNWFMHEYRLNHDDLSQKSPKFKGAFALCRVVKKNQLKTKTLKNKEEQAVGSGCSSLATSPCRDGTMQFQSFNPSSSTTNKSSSMWISPDFILDSSKDYPQIQEVASEYFPKFHFPVNAANHHVGLRESSSYLNVDQDIDQSMQTGYWPNYEYDQTGSFGYSNLF